AACCATGTTTCTCTTCATGTGACACAAGCATCTAGAGAAACAACCAGATTCCGGGTGGATTCCGTTTTCTACTACGTCCATCCCAGTTCTTAGTATGCGTACCTGATTGACTGCATAATGCGTTCATGACCTTCATCAGGGAAAAAAACTTTCCTCTCCATGGAGCCTTCAACATGATCAACAATAACACCTTCCCAGTACGATCTTCCCACGAGGGCATCAACACGGAGTCCATTGCTTGCATCAAATAGTTGTATCAGTTGATGTGGATGCACAGGTCTTACTTTTCCACAAGTGGATCCCTGAGGGACACTCGACTTTCCACCGATAGCATCTGATACCTGAACTTTCTCAATAAGAGGTGACCTGCTACCATTGTATCCACATAACCCTGGATCCAAACTAAATAACTCGACTTGCAAGGGATACTGTTGGATTTTGGAGATGGATAGTGTAGATGGCAAAGGTAGTGGTtggaaaggaggaggaggcgaaggtGTAATCGTGGAAGGGGGAGGTGGATGTCTAATTGTTTGGTTTACTCAAATATCTCATGAAACGCCATGCATACAACAAAACACTTTCATTCATCCTGGGATATCTTTCGACAAGGAAAAACATGCTCTCACGACTCCTAACCACACACTATTTATAGACATGTATAAGTATAAGTGAAGGTGTATCTCAACACAAAATCGTCTCATGCAGTTCTGGCCTAGTTCTCATGTGTACATTGTCGTTCTTGAAAAAAGAACATGCTCTTCACAAACGAGAAACACaatttgtttctgtttgttgTTTGCTTCATTCAATTTGTGTGGGTCTCCCTCATGGGAACGCCGATTTCAAGTAGATTTCCTAAGTGAGATGAGTGGACCACAGACAACCCATGATGCATGGTCACAAAGGCCAGTGTGTTTATAGCGACTAAAAACTTGAAAGATCTGAACACTTGTAGTTTGAGCTTCCTAGCAGGATTTTCATATTTAATGTAGGAGTAAACTGAAAAAGATCCACCAGAATTGCGGTTAGGGTTTAAAATAATCACAAGGTTACATTTTTCCGAAAAGGGAAAAAATCTGGCCTCTACATTGTTTGATGCACACAACTATCTAGTACTGCATTGTTTCGTCATCCAAACATGTCATACAAGAGTGCAAAGGGTAGCACAACAAAATGGTAATTAGATTAGACAACACCCTTATGCTTCACTAATCATATCATGGACCCACATCCATATCACTTGAACATAGTCTGCGCAACATCTCCCATTGGCTGCACCTGGAGGCCCTAGACTCCCGCAGCTCTCCACAGGTTGTAGACAACACCATGTACAGATCTAGATGGTAGCCTTGAAGATAAACGAAAATATTTTGAAACTTTTGTTATGTTAAAAACAAAATCATTCTGACTATTCTAGATAGCTCAAACtcataacccccccccccccctacagATTTGAGTTGTTAGCCTAAGTGAATTCTCGCCAACCAGTTCCGAACATAGTCATTGTACCCATAGGTCGGGCAGATTATATGGTACACTGCAATGCGCTAGAGGCAGGTGGCAAGTAGACAACACGGAAATAAGTGATGTATAATCTCATCATTGACACCAAAAGAAAAACTTATACATTCTTCCCATCCACGTTTGCCAAGTTGTCTTAAGCCGACACCTCTGTCCAAGTTCCACATACAATTTTTGAACTTTAACACAAATACTTAATATCTGATTATTATTTATCCTTCTGTCAGGAGAGCAATATTTGATGAACATGCTATTTCTCACAATATGTTTTgggtttatttatttattaatttttggGAATGATAACACACTTATAATAACTATGTATACAAGCTACAATTCATTTCTCGCACAAAATTATCTAATTTCAAAATGTTCACTAGGCAAGAAACCTCAATATTTCTTAAATATGTTCACTTCAAGTCATGGACTGAGTTGAGGCTAGCCTTGAACATCTTCTCTATATAAACCAGGAACTACTGTCAGCAAAAGGAGTTAAAGTCCGTTTCATTTCTCAAGCATTGCTTGAAATCCTTATTAGGTACAGTTTGCACTCACGAGCAATGCATGGACAGTTGAGGTGTGCATTGGATTAGCTACTGTAGTTTTAAAAACATATATTTTGTATATAGTTGCATATGTGTTTCCCCTTTGTGTGCTATATTGAAGTCTATTTTCCTTGAGCTCGCaccaaaaaaatctgaaattttgccACAACAAAAGCTAACAAATGTTTGAGGTTGTTGCAAAATTTCATCCAAAAATAAAATCCCTTGAGCTCTCACCAAAAAAAGAAAATTTGCTGCTCAAAGTTTTGTGCACTATTTGAGCAGCAATTTTTTTGTGTGAGCTCCTCGGATATTATTTTAAGATTAAAATTTGCAATAACCTCAAACATTTTATAGAGTTTGACGTCGCAAAATTTCGGATATTTTGAAAGTTTTTTGACAACATTTTTCCAAATTTTGGACAACCCGGGTGTAGTACACCCGAAGTAGAAAATCCGCTCTCGGAAAGTAGTGGCGAGTCTCAGGTGTACTACACCCCGTGTTTGtctaaaaaatgaaaaaaaaaatctaACAACGTCCACAAAATCTGAAATTTTGCGAGAATAAAAGCTAACAAATGTTTGAGGTTCTTGCTAATTTTCATCCAAAAATAACATCCCTTCAGCTCTCACACAAAAAAATCAGGGCTCAAAGTTTTGTGCATTGTTTGAGCAGCAATTTTTTTTGTGGGAGCTCCTCGGATATTATTTTGCAGATGAAATTTTGCAACAACCTCAAACATTTGATAGAGTTTGATGTCGCAAAATTCCAGATTTTTTGGGTGTTGTTTGATAAAGTTTTTCAAATTTTTGGAAACTCGGGTGTAGAGAGTAGAAAATCCACTCTCTTTCTCTCTTACCCTTCTTGGAATGCTGACTTAAATGAATTTACGGAAAAGAACAAATTACCGCAGGTACTAGGCCAACTAGTCAACCGAACGAACTTGTAGACAAAAGGTGTATATAAAAAATAAATTATCTACAAAAGGTTCACATAGCACTGAGGCATTGCACTATCCCCAAAAGTTACAGTTCTGATTAAAAAGGCACAACCATTTCTTGATGTTTCTTGGATCAGAAAGAGTTGTGGCCGTTCTGCGTGTGGAAACAACGTGTCGATCTGGATGGAGCATCGATCCAGCGATCTCTTCCACCTTCACATGAGCAATCTCCATGGCCGCTGGGGACTATGGTGGTGTAGGCGACTGCGGTGGTGGCGTCCACGGTACGTTCCACGGCGGGAGGCACGAAGGAGCGGTGGTCTTGGCGGGGACTCACAACAGTGTGGTGAGGCGGAATGGCACGGCGGCGTGTCTGGAGGCGGCGGCGCGATCTACCGACCATATTGGTGGAGGCACTGTGATGGCTCGGCTAGGATGGAGTTATTGGTGAGCAGCGATCGTTGGGCTACCTCTGCGCTGTGTCGCGAGCGGCGATGCTGGCGTGGGAGTTGTCCGTACCTAGGTGCTGGGTCGTCGCAAGGCTGTCCCTTGGTGCGTGTGATATAGCTTTCGCGGACGGCCCGGGCTCTTGCCGGAGGTGTTGGGTGGCTGCTATCCCTCGGCCAGGTGGAACGTGTTTGTTGGACCACGCTTCTCTCCATCGTGCGGTATGTCGGTGTTCCTCGGCTTTTCAGCTACAACGGTGAGGTGTTGTGGTGGCGGCGCTGCGAGGCTACTTGGACGTTGTTGCCCAATTCCTTCAAGGTGTGGAGATGTGCTATTATCGGATGAAAATCTTGCTCGGCTCTTGCCGGGCCGGCGATGATGGAACCCGTGGGTGTCgttcccctccttggaggcgtcatCGAGGTGTGATCGACATCTCCCTCGCTAGTGTGGAGTTGGTTGTTGTCTCCGGGTGAAAGCCTCGAATCGGTCTAGGATCGACACGATGGCGCGTCCTCGACGTCGCTCCTCTGTTGTGAGCATCGTGTTTGGAGACACGGCTTGGTTCCTCGTTGCTTTCCTCTGGTGTTCGTCGTGGTCCTAGTTTGATCCTCGGCGACACTATGTACGGCCATCGCCGGTATGTCTGAAATGGTGTCTTCCTCGGAGCAGATCAAGTCCTGTCATTCACTTGCCATCTCCTCTTAGGCATTCAGGATGGGTGGTGCGTTGGCAAACGAAGTTCATTGGGAGCTAGTAGTCTTCGGAGGTGTCCGGCGATGGTCGAGACGCGATGTTGTTCTCAGGTAGGGCATGCGCTTTTGCTTTGTAGTTTTGTTTTGCCGTTGATGGTTGTATTTGGTCTTACGTGAGTGTGATGTTTGTGCTACGCTCACAACGAACGGAGGGTGGCTAATGCACGCTCGTGTGTCCCCGCGCTCGGTTTCTGACAGTTCCATTAGGAAACTGGGGATGAGGATTAGGCGGCATGATTAGTTAAGGTAAAAGGAAAATTCGATCGGGCACCTCTGAAAatatgggggaggggggaggcGTGTCATTAGATGTGATAGAAGGAAAATTTGGACGCCCCCCCTGAAAACCAGGGGGAAGAGTGATTAGTTGTTCACGTGAAGGCTTTTTGACTTGGCTTATCGGTGGTGGGTCCTCCTTCCTACTATAAAAATATGGTACGGCTAGGCATACTCTCAAAAAAACACGAGCGATCTCTTATACAGCTGCAATTTTCCAGTACCCCTTACTATTTGTTTGGTTTGTTGAGCAGGTTCATTGAACTCTGCATCATCAAAATGTTCATCTGAAACCCACACTCCGATTAGTTCCAACTGCGGCGGGCGGCGCAGTGCTCCGTTGCGTCCTGAGCATCGGTCTCCGGAGGACGCGCACGGACCCTCCTCAATGGGAGTGATGCCGCATTAATTGCGCCAAGTAGAAACCGGATTCACCAAAGCCTCTACCGGGATCGAAACGGTTTCCCACCTCCGGAGTACGATTATAATCACCTGCCTTTTCTGGCTAATCACGGCCTCAAGTACTGTTTTAAACCGCAGCTAGCAGCCTACAGCACCATTTGTTTGGCCTAAGCCAGACTGATGCAAAATTACGGGGTTTAATAGGCCTAGTGCCTACTGCCTAGGTACTAGGTAGCACTCATGGCGCCCGCCGCGTCCGGGAGAGACGGACGaatccgcctccgcctccgccgcacAGAAGCCTGCGTCGCGTACTCTTATCTATATATACCGGCCGCTTCGCCGGAGAGCTCCATCTAGCCAGCCAAGCCAAGCCAAGCGGGTCTGATcggaggagcagaggaagaagcAAAGCACGCACGCGCACCGCAGGTCTGCAGCCACGATGGCCCGCCGCAAGGTCCCCATGAGGCTCATCGAGAAGGCGCGGGCGCGCGCCGAGACGCACGCCAGGAGGACCAAGGGGCTGCAGAAGAAGGCGTCGGAGCTCGCCAGGCTCTGCGCTGTCCCGGTCGCgctcgtctgctccgccggcgcGGGGGCTCCGCCACTCGTGTGGGAGTCGGAGGAGGGAGTGCTCGAGAGGTACCGGCGCGCCGTCCCGGCGGAGGCCCGCGCGCGGCACACGCACCGGAGCTACATGGAGACTGAGCTGGGCAAGGAGAGGGCCAAGCTCGCCCGGACGCGGCACGGCTGCCCCGGCGTGCTCGCGGACTGGGACGCCGCGCTCAACGACATGACGCTGGACGGGGCGCGGGGGCTGCTCGACACCATCCACGCGGCGCTGCGGGCCACGGGAGACAGGATGGAGGCGCTGGGCTTACCTGCCGACGGCGGCCACGGCTCGCTCGAGGATTCTCCCGACGACGCCTTCATGCCGCAGCAGCTCGGCAACCCCGTGGCCGTGGACATGGACGCCCCCGGCTTCCAGCAGCAGCAGATGGTGCCGTTCCACGCTGGGAACAACGAGGGCCAACTCTCGCAATTCTCATGGGACGATCCCTTCCAGACGCAGCAAGGGTGCGGCGGCTTCCAATGCGTCGGCGGTAACtactcgggcggcggcgacgagatGCTGTCACCAGGCTTCACCAATGCTGACAACAACTACTCGGCCGTCGTCGACGAGATGCTCGTGCCGGGCATCGCCAATGCTGACTACAACTACTCGGCCGGCGGCGACGAGATGCTCACGCTAGGCCTCGCCAATGCTGACTACAACTACTCGGCCGGCGACGAGAAGATGCTCGTGCCGGACTTCCCCAATGCTGACTACAACTACTCCAGCGGCGGCGAGATGCTCGCGCCTGGCTTTGGCAATGCTGACTACGACTGGACTGATATGACCATGTGGGCCACCGACGAGTTGTGCGATGCAGTCATGCCACTTGGGTGCTACCCTGACTTCGTCGACGGTACCGCTCAGGTCGTCATCGGCGGGGACTACGTCAACACACCACCATCTGACGGGTACGGGTACCCAATGGCCATGGGCGTGGGCGACAACTTCACTCATCTCGACAACAACTACACGGCGCACTGGCAGTTCCAGCGCTTCGACACAAGCAGTCTGTTGCTAGGCGAAATGCAGTCATAGTTTTGCAGCTATAATATTTTAATTCTCACACATTTGAAGTTAGAATTTTGCAGAATTATATGATTTATCAATATTACGTGCATGATTTTGTACGGAAATTTTGAAACATGAACCATCAGTTATTCTGGAATTTTCATGaaaagagtatgagcttctcttCACAAAGTTTCCTTTTTTGGATAAAGCTTCACAGTTCACAAGGTCATGCTCGGAAACTCCACTCAAGAGTAGCAACAGTCGGTGTCGAAGACGCATGCATACATctaatgtactccctccgttcctaaatacttgtctttctaggcatttcaacaagtgactacatacggagtaaaatgagtgaatctatactctaaaatatgtctacatacatccgtatgtgatattcatttgaaatgcttagaaagacaagtatttaggaacggagggagtatctcgCTATGACAGGCTGATTTACTTTATTTGAACTAATATGAACAATCCATTCGTAACCCTTTCGTTATATCTTTGTCCATGAGATCTCTTAACAAGCCTTTCATACTTTTGGATGGCATCCAAAAACAGAGCACATAGCCACATACTAGAAGGAAAACCGTGCGTTGCCGCAGCCGGGAAATACTAACTTAAACGTGCCTGACACTCACATCAGTGTACATTGAGTTAACTGCAGGGAAGTACCACACTTGGGGCAGTTGTAACGTATCAGTACCACTATTTAGATTTTTTACAAGTCAGTACCACGTTTGAGGCTGGTCGTTGCAATACGGGCTAAACTGCGTATAACTCTGTATTGACGCTGTATCTGACAACCCGGCCCCACCAGTCAGTTCACAAGCCGCCGAACTGGCTCGGCCGGTCTACCTGGTCGAACCCAACTCACTCACTCCCCACGAACCCTAGCCCTCGGCCCGCTCGAGCTCTCGCCCGCCGATTCGCCGCCGACCGCCGCGCattcccccgccgccaccgcgccaTGGTTCACGAGGATGAGAGCAGCGACGACTACTCCAGCCTACAGTACATGAACTCCTCCGATGACGACAGCATGTTGGACCGGGTGAGTGGTGTAGCTAGGGTTAGGGTTCCTGCTTTGGGGATTTGACTTTGATTTGGGGGGTTTTGGTTCATTTTGCTCCCGCAGATCCCTGCCAGCATTGAAGACCAAGACTACATGGGCATTGAGACTGGAACCATTGTTCCCTGCGAGCAGCATGGACTGCCATGTGAGAGGCGTGTAGCCTTTGAGGGATTTGAGACGGGCAGGAGGTTCTTAGCCTGTCCTCTTAAAGTAAGATTCTGCACTTTCTATGTCTTTGTATTAAAATGAGTTAGTAGTAGCCCCACAGTTAGTAGTAGCCCCCCAAGTAAGATTCTGTTCTTGTGATTGCCATTCTTTATCCAATTAGTAGTACTTATGCACTGATGCTGATCATTGGAGTAGGCATCTGTTAATTTTTATGTGGCCAGGAGCTTAGTTTCCAGTGCACAGCATTGTTTAAGCTTTGATCCTGTTAGTTTAGTGCTTTATGAGTGCTTTATAGTTGGTTATTGTAGGTCATTGATTATTGCAGTGCACATGTTGTGTTGTTCTTTAGGTCATTGATTATTGTAGTATATTATTGAAATACAGTTAGTTAGCTCTGTTGTTCTTTAGTTCTTTAGTTCTTTATTTAGGATCATATTACTCTATTCTTTAACAAACATAGGTGCTGAATATATTGCAGGAAGATCAGAACTGTGGTTCTGTTCAATGGGTTGACCCAGAGTGGCCTCCTACAATGCAAAATGCACTGTTGAAGCTATGGGAAATGTATCAAGACAGCAAGAGTGATAGGAGGAAGGATAACCTGGAGAGTTCACTCGCTATTCATCATTTgacagaagaaaaaaataaactGGAGGCCAACTATGACAAATTAGTTGAAGATGTTCATGAACTTTTGAATGCCCAAGAGGATAGGGTGCTGGATTTCAGATATTTGCAGTCTAAGAGTGCAGAGGAGAGGAATGCTGAGGTGACCAACTCAGTTGTCTCAGATATGAAGACAAAGATGGAGAAGAAAGAGGCAGAGATCTTCAAGCTGCAAGGGAAGTATGAAGTCCTTATGAACCTGACAAAAGCCCAAGGCACTGTCATCAGGAACCTGAAGTTTAACCATTTGAAAGAGAATGAAGTGCTTAGTGCAGACATGAGAAACTTGCAGTTCCAGGTTGCTGAACTAACTAAGCTAACCCAAGAAAATCTCAAGTTGAAGCAGGATGCTGAACTCACCCAGTCTCAGGAAAAGCTTACCCAAGAGAATCTCCAGCTGAAGGATCACATTGGTGATATGAAAAAGGGACATGATAAGCTCATCCAAGAGAATCTCCAGCTGAAGGATCACATGGGTGATCTGAAAAAGGGCCATGACAAGCTCACTAAAGATAGGGCTCAGCTCAAGCTTCAGATTGCTAATCTGTTGAAGGCAGAGGAGAAGAACAAGCAGAAGATGAAGGGGATCCAGGCCATCTTGGATGAATGAACAAGATGAAGAGGCTGCTAAGCTAACCTTTTGGGAAGTAGTACCAATGGATCTATTCTGTATGTCTATATGGATCTGTTAGTTTGAATTATGGTTCTGTAACAATCTATTAAGTATGTTGCTTTAAGTTATGAACTATGTTGTACTCCAGTATGTTGTTGTAAGAATCTATTATGGCTATGTTATGTATGGATCTTTTAGTTGGAATTATCTTGCTTGCATAGATGCTTCATAGATGGATGTAGTTAGATAGATGTTGGGTTCCGTTGACGTCGACAACCCCTAAAGACCAAAATAACAGAAAGAGTACACACATAACCCCCTCATCTCTTGGGGCATAATTGACATAGTTTAGATTCATGACTAATAACAGAAAGAGTACTCTAACAGATACCATGTCAAACCAAAATAATAATTGTTTTGAAACAGACTTAACTTGCCCCTCATCTCTTGGGGCAGCACTGACATAGTTTAGAAACATGACTCATACATAGTAGAAAGAGTACTCCACCAGATAGCATGTCAACCCAAAATGATAACTGGTTTCAAACATACATAACTTGCCCCCTCATCTCTTGGGCATAACTGCCATAGTTTAGAAACATGACACATGACACTCAGGTATTTCCACTTGCAGTAAAAAAGGACATCCATCCAGTATGAGTTGTAGGGCCAGCAGAAGTGGAAGCACCAGAAGTGGAAGCCCCAGCAGCAGCTCTTGGTGCAGAGAAAGGCCTTGAATGCCTTGCAGCACCATGCCTTGCACCAGCTCTTGGTGCAGCCTGTGCTCTTGGTGCAGCATGTGCTCTTGCTGGTGCAACCTCTCCTCTTGCTGGTGCAGCCTGTGCCCTTGCTGGTGCATCCTGTGCCCTTGCTTCATCAACATTCCTTGATCTTCTAGATGCCTTGCAAAAATGAAGGAAACATGAAGAGAAGGAAACATACAATAAATACAAAACATAGTACTAGTTAACAAGGTGCTTACCACATGCTTATTTTTTCTCAAAGCCAACTCTGGTTTCAATTGTTTGCTGCAGCTGGTGTATCTATGGCCTTGCAGCCCACAGTTGCTGCATGTTATAGTGGCCATTCTTGAACTCTCCTCTGGCTTTGGAACCTCAAATCTGCCCTTTATCCTCTTTTCTCTCTTTCTTCCCTTCTTCACATGAAATTTAGGTGGCTCTATGTCCGGTCCTATTGTCTTTGTCCAATCATGTTCACCAGGAACAGGATATATCATTGGTTCATAAGCTGCTAGGTAAAATGATTTTTTGAAGAATTTACAGACATAGTCCTCTGGAAACCTTTTTGCCTTGTTAATTGCTGATATTGCATGGTTGCATGGTGTCCCACTCAGGTCCCACTTTCTGCAACCACATGTATGAAGTGCCAAGTTGACAGCATGTGTTTGCTGCCCACTGGTTACTTGCCATAGATTAACACCAGCTTGAATGGGTTTACAGGATCTGGCCCTTTCCTTTTCCACCTCTAACTTCTCAGCATAATGGGGTGTGATCTCCCACAGAGCTGGCTTTCCACTCTCTCTATTCCT
This sequence is a window from Aegilops tauschii subsp. strangulata cultivar AL8/78 chromosome 7, Aet v6.0, whole genome shotgun sequence. Protein-coding genes within it:
- the LOC109782612 gene encoding uncharacterized protein, with translation MARRKVPMRLIEKARARAETHARRTKGLQKKASELARLCAVPVALVCSAGAGAPPLVWESEEGVLERYRRAVPAEARARHTHRSYMETELGKERAKLARTRHGCPGVLADWDAALNDMTLDGARGLLDTIHAALRATGDRMEALGLPADGGHGSLEDSPDDAFMPQQLGNPVAVDMDAPGFQQQQMVPFHAGNNEGQLSQFSWDDPFQTQQGCGGFQCVGGNYSGGGDEMLSPGFTNADNNYSAVVDEMLVPGIANADYNYSAGGDEMLTLGLANADYNYSAGDEKMLVPDFPNADYNYSSGGEMLAPGFGNADYDWTDMTMWATDELCDAVMPLGCYPDFVDGTAQVVIGGDYVNTPPSDGYGYPMAMGVGDNFTHLDNNYTAHWQFQRFDTSSLLLGEMQS